The Glycine soja cultivar W05 chromosome 3, ASM419377v2, whole genome shotgun sequence genome window below encodes:
- the LOC114405225 gene encoding glucan endo-1,3-beta-glucosidase-like produces MNKFEYKCHFVPSGVCYGRVGNNLPSPQEVVSLSKQYDFRRMRIYDRNQQVLQALRGSSIELLLDLPNIDLQRVASSQDNANRWVQDNVKKFGNVRFRYFSMRNEVKPWDSFARFLVLAMQNIQRPISSVGLGNQIKVSTAIETGALAESYPPSRGSFRSDYRTAYLDGVIRFLVNNNAPLLVNV; encoded by the exons atgaataaGTTTGAATATAAA TGCCATTTTGTTCCATCTGGTGTATGCTACGGAAGAGTTGGCAACAATCTGCCATCACCACAAGAAGTAGTGTCCCTTTCTAAACAGTACGATTTCCGAAGGATGAGAATCTATGATCGAAACCAACAAGTCCTCCAAGCTCTAAGAGGTTCCAGCATTGAGTTGCTGCTAGATCTCCCTAACATCGACCTCCAAAGAGTAGCATCTAGCCAAGACAACGCAAACAGATGGGTACAAGACAACGTCAAAAAGTTTGGCAATGTTAGATTTAGGTACTTTTCAATGAGAAACGAAGTGAAGCCTTGGGACTCATTTGCACGGTTTCTAGTACTTGCAATGCAAAATATCCAAAGACCTATTTCTAGTGTTGGCCTTGGAAACCAAATCAAAGTTTCCACTGCCATTGAGACTGGCGCATTGGCAGAATCATACCCTCCATCAAGAGGGTCCTTTAGGTCTGATTATAGAACAGCATATCTTGATGGTGTCATCAGATTTCTAGTGAACAACAATGCCCCATTATTGGTTAATGTGTAA